In one Portunus trituberculatus isolate SZX2019 chromosome 31, ASM1759143v1, whole genome shotgun sequence genomic region, the following are encoded:
- the LOC123511500 gene encoding mitochondrial import inner membrane translocase subunit TIM50-C-like, translating into MASLRCAHLIFRKNVFSVKTFRISQRTLWTLSRRGWAARFGACVDLPGVRRCTTDSSKPKQHSLAEDLLASKVTHDGQEWQGDQSSEKTKQEREKTYRTLKYSFIAFGAMMTSMGGFLIWSWGDPNVDQDGNIIADEFSDMNLPMQYLRRTWKGMHEVNKMIQEPSREKLLPDPLKEPYFQPPYTLVMELRDVLVHPEWTYETGWRFKKRPGVEFLLHHCAPPLFEIVIYTNEQGFTAFPLIDHLDPNNYIWYRLFKDSTRYVDGKHIKDLNCLNRDLNKVIFVDWDSDAVSTPPNHLKIKRWDGNMEDQSLLDLGFMLRTIAESEVSDVREVLNYYRTFDDPLAAFRENQRKAHEQELVLSQKAEEERQQRTFASSWTPSFLRKR; encoded by the exons ATGGCCTCGCTCCGCTGTGCTCACTTAATCTTCCGAAAAAATGTGTTTTCAGTGAAAACTTTCAGAATTTCACAAAGAACTTTATGGACGTTAAGTAGGCGTGGGTGGGCGGCGCGGTTTGGAGCCTGTGTTGATTTGCCCGGCGTGAGGCGCTGCACCACAGACAGCAGCAAGCCTAAGCAGCACAGCCTGGCCGAGGACCTACTGGCTTCCAAGGTGACGCATGATGGCCAGGAGTGGCAAGGGGATCAGTCCAGTGAAAAGACTAAGCAGGAACGAGAGAAAACCTACAGGACCCTAAAGTATTCCTTCATAGCCTTTGGCGCCATGATGACAAGCATGGGCGGCTTCCTCATCTGGTCCTGGG GTGACCCAAATGTTGACCAGGATGGCAACATTATAGCAGATGAGTTCTCAGACATGAACCTGCCAATGCAATATCTCAGACGCACATGGAAGGGGATGCACGAAGTCAACAAGATGATTCAAGAGCCATCACGGGAGAAGCTGCTGCCAGACCCACTGAAGGAGCCATACTTCCAGCCTCCATACACGCTAGTGATGGAGCTGCGGGATGTGCTGGTGCACCCTGAGTGGACG TATGAAACGGGATGGAGATTCAAGAAACGGCCAGGAGTTGAGTTCCTGCTTCACCATTGTGCACCCCCACTCTTTGAGATTGTCATTTACACCAATGAACAGGGATTT ACGGCATTCCCTCTCATTGATCATCTGGATCCCAACAACTATATTTGGTACCGCCTCTTCAAGGACTCGACACGCTACGTTGATGGCAAGCACATCAAAGATCTCAACTGTCTCAACCGAGATCTTAACAAG GTGATCTTTGTGGATTGGGACAGCGATGCCGTCTCAACTCCACCCAATCACTTGAAGATTAAACGCTGGGATGGAAACATGGAGGACCAATCACTTCTTGATCTTGGGTTTATGTTGCGAA CCATTGCAGAGTCTGAGGTGAGTGACGTACGGGAGGTGTTGAATTACTACCGCACCTTTGATGATCCACTGGCTGCCTTCCGGGAGAACCAGCGCAAGGCCCATGAGCAGGAGCTGGTCCTTAGCCAAAAGGCAGAAGAAGAACGGCAACAGCGAACCTTTGCAAGCAGTTGGACACCATCCTTCTTGCGTAAACGCTAG
- the LOC123511498 gene encoding ran-binding protein 3-like isoform X2, producing the protein MSSSNPPTSSTSSSSSSSTSSTSSSSVTTVTTTTTTTTTSSPTSSSSSSTTTSTTRGTHSISDVSSTGSSSNSTADSTSVNSSNRVSPTIGVSSSSVGSSLSSPGMGNPFARAAPHASWGSTESCEQRPILAPSRLSSQTDSGSKVTSSGVLRPSSLGASGRLGGPVRPAAGTSFFPPPTLTVTGSSPPQAAKSEFKLKPSVLGSPNPFAKPVPESPGEKPEGGREGSSRAVGSNNQQEDATPPVSGNQCQAPSSTPAATTTPSKDMAQGTRTSTQTQDTKSTSRSPLNNNSSNSTTPGNNTITGSTSAIGARSLFLPLSRTTNNNDSTSSPTLGSSFIFGQNLHSKVASGAATNSSGSSSAGGGGWGLATDAAAPTTNGEKPTGNLFSEAVSEVSRWSEGAASGGGAAAGASLTAAAAAAGATTNGQPHTGNLFSEAASEISRPGEEHQAWGGGQSLAESSRELTEKEKSQKRKFDEVEVITGEENESNVLQMNCRLYAWVSGWWQERGRGILRLNDWDAGDQQGGTEATGGSSGRNKEIRSRLVFRTQGTLTVMLNTKVWADMSVERVSSKNVRFTALDADGQPKIFIAAGSPKDADLLHNSLEWRVAALRAHTQEETTADSTKKAKTDDNKSPSLPL; encoded by the exons ATGTCTTCATCAaatcctcctacctcctctacttcatcctcctcttcctcctccacctcttccacctcctcttcctctgtcaccactgtcaccactactaccaccaccaccaccacctcctctcccacctcgtcctcctcctcgtccaccacaaccagcaccaccagaggAACCCATTCTATCA GTGATGTTAGCAGTACtgggagcagcagcaacagcactgCCGACAGCACCAGCGTGAACAGCAGTAACCGTGTGTCGCCAACAATAGGTGTTAGCTCCAGCAGTGTAGGCAGCAGCTTGTCCAGCCCAGGCATGGGGAATCCCTTTGCACGGGCTGCCCCTCATGCCTCCTGGGGTTCCACTGAGTCCTGTGAGCAGCGCCCCATCCTGGCTCCATCCCGGCTCTCTTCCCAGACAGACTCAG GCTCCAAAGTTACCTCCAGTGGAGTGCTGAGGCCTTCCTCCCTGGGGGCATCGGGAAGGCTGGGGGGTCCTGTCCGACCTGCTGCAGGCACCTCCTTCTTTCCACCCCCAACCCTCACAGTCACAGGCTCATCCCCACCCCAGGCTGCCAAATCAGAATTTAAGCTGAAACCCTCAGTGCTTGGTTCTCCAAACCCCTTTGCTAAAC CTGTACCTGAAAGCCCAGGGGAGAAACCtgagggtggaagggaaggaagcagcAGAGCAGTAGGTAGTAACAACCAACAGGAGGATGCCACACCACCAGTCAGTGGCAATCAGTGCCAGGCTCCATCATCaacacctgctgccaccaccacaccctccaaGGACATGGCTCAAGGAACAAGGACATCCACACAAACCCAGGACACCAAGAGCACAAGTAGGAGCCCactcaacaataacagtagcaacagcaccACACCAGGAAACAATACCATCACCGGGAGCACCTCCGCCATCGGTGCCAGGAGCCTCTTCCTGCCACTGTCccgcaccaccaacaacaacgacag caCGTCCAGCCCAACCCTTGGAAGTAGTTTCATCTTCGGCCAAAATTTGCACTCAAAAGTGGCT AGTGGTGCAGCAACaaacagcagtggtagcagcagtgcgggtggtggtggctggggtcTGGCCACTGACGCAGCGGCTCCCACAACCAATGGGGAGAAGCCCACAGGCAATCTCTTCTCAGAAGCAGTATCTGAGGTGTCCAGG TGGTCCGAGGGTGCAGCAAGTGGTGGGGGAGCAGCAGCTGGAGCAAGtctgacagcagcagcagctgctgcagGAGCCACCACCAATGGCCAGCCACATACTGGTAACCTCTTCTCAGAGGCTGCCTCAGAGATCTCCAGG CCTGGGGAGGAGCACCAGGCATGGGGCGGTGGACAGTCGTTGGCCGAGTCTTCACGTGAACtgacagagaaggagaagagccAGAAGCGGAAGTTTGATGAGGTGGAAGTGATTACTGGCGAGGAGAACGAGTCTAACGTGCTGCAG ATGAACTGCAGGCTGTATGCATGGGTCAGCGGCTGGTGGCAGGAGCGGGGCAGGGGGATCCTGCGACTCAATGACTGGGACGCAGGGGACCAGCAGGGCGGGACAGAGGCTACAGGTGGCAGTAGTGGGAGGAACAAGGAAATTCGTTCTCGCCTAGTGTTTCGCACACAGGGCACACTCACTGTCATGCTCAATACGAAG GTATGGGCCGACATGTCTGTGGAAAGAGTTAGCAGTAAAAATGTTCGCTTTACGGCATTGGATGCAGATGGACAGCCCAAGATCTTCATAGCTGCG GGGAGCCCCAAGGATGCAGATCTGTTGCACAACTCTTTGGAATGGCGTGTGGCAGCTTTGCGCGCCCACACACAGGAGGAAACTACTGCTGATAGCACCAAGAAAGCAAAAACAGATGACAACAAATCCCCATCTCTGCCCTTGTAG
- the LOC123511498 gene encoding uncharacterized protein DDB_G0271670-like isoform X1 produces MADSRVGVPLEPTMQPDKHKEITEADQSKEEDMSSSNPPTSSTSSSSSSSTSSTSSSSVTTVTTTTTTTTTSSPTSSSSSSTTTSTTRGTHSISDVSSTGSSSNSTADSTSVNSSNRVSPTIGVSSSSVGSSLSSPGMGNPFARAAPHASWGSTESCEQRPILAPSRLSSQTDSGSKVTSSGVLRPSSLGASGRLGGPVRPAAGTSFFPPPTLTVTGSSPPQAAKSEFKLKPSVLGSPNPFAKPVPESPGEKPEGGREGSSRAVGSNNQQEDATPPVSGNQCQAPSSTPAATTTPSKDMAQGTRTSTQTQDTKSTSRSPLNNNSSNSTTPGNNTITGSTSAIGARSLFLPLSRTTNNNDSTSSPTLGSSFIFGQNLHSKVASGAATNSSGSSSAGGGGWGLATDAAAPTTNGEKPTGNLFSEAVSEVSRWSEGAASGGGAAAGASLTAAAAAAGATTNGQPHTGNLFSEAASEISRPGEEHQAWGGGQSLAESSRELTEKEKSQKRKFDEVEVITGEENESNVLQMNCRLYAWVSGWWQERGRGILRLNDWDAGDQQGGTEATGGSSGRNKEIRSRLVFRTQGTLTVMLNTKVWADMSVERVSSKNVRFTALDADGQPKIFIAAGSPKDADLLHNSLEWRVAALRAHTQEETTADSTKKAKTDDNKSPSLPL; encoded by the exons ATGGCGGACTCCCGTGTGG GTGTGCCCCTTGAACCCACCATGCAGCCTGACAAACACAAG GAAATCACTGAGGCTGACCAGAGCAAGGAAGAGGACATGTCTTCATCAaatcctcctacctcctctacttcatcctcctcttcctcctccacctcttccacctcctcttcctctgtcaccactgtcaccactactaccaccaccaccaccacctcctctcccacctcgtcctcctcctcgtccaccacaaccagcaccaccagaggAACCCATTCTATCA GTGATGTTAGCAGTACtgggagcagcagcaacagcactgCCGACAGCACCAGCGTGAACAGCAGTAACCGTGTGTCGCCAACAATAGGTGTTAGCTCCAGCAGTGTAGGCAGCAGCTTGTCCAGCCCAGGCATGGGGAATCCCTTTGCACGGGCTGCCCCTCATGCCTCCTGGGGTTCCACTGAGTCCTGTGAGCAGCGCCCCATCCTGGCTCCATCCCGGCTCTCTTCCCAGACAGACTCAG GCTCCAAAGTTACCTCCAGTGGAGTGCTGAGGCCTTCCTCCCTGGGGGCATCGGGAAGGCTGGGGGGTCCTGTCCGACCTGCTGCAGGCACCTCCTTCTTTCCACCCCCAACCCTCACAGTCACAGGCTCATCCCCACCCCAGGCTGCCAAATCAGAATTTAAGCTGAAACCCTCAGTGCTTGGTTCTCCAAACCCCTTTGCTAAAC CTGTACCTGAAAGCCCAGGGGAGAAACCtgagggtggaagggaaggaagcagcAGAGCAGTAGGTAGTAACAACCAACAGGAGGATGCCACACCACCAGTCAGTGGCAATCAGTGCCAGGCTCCATCATCaacacctgctgccaccaccacaccctccaaGGACATGGCTCAAGGAACAAGGACATCCACACAAACCCAGGACACCAAGAGCACAAGTAGGAGCCCactcaacaataacagtagcaacagcaccACACCAGGAAACAATACCATCACCGGGAGCACCTCCGCCATCGGTGCCAGGAGCCTCTTCCTGCCACTGTCccgcaccaccaacaacaacgacag caCGTCCAGCCCAACCCTTGGAAGTAGTTTCATCTTCGGCCAAAATTTGCACTCAAAAGTGGCT AGTGGTGCAGCAACaaacagcagtggtagcagcagtgcgggtggtggtggctggggtcTGGCCACTGACGCAGCGGCTCCCACAACCAATGGGGAGAAGCCCACAGGCAATCTCTTCTCAGAAGCAGTATCTGAGGTGTCCAGG TGGTCCGAGGGTGCAGCAAGTGGTGGGGGAGCAGCAGCTGGAGCAAGtctgacagcagcagcagctgctgcagGAGCCACCACCAATGGCCAGCCACATACTGGTAACCTCTTCTCAGAGGCTGCCTCAGAGATCTCCAGG CCTGGGGAGGAGCACCAGGCATGGGGCGGTGGACAGTCGTTGGCCGAGTCTTCACGTGAACtgacagagaaggagaagagccAGAAGCGGAAGTTTGATGAGGTGGAAGTGATTACTGGCGAGGAGAACGAGTCTAACGTGCTGCAG ATGAACTGCAGGCTGTATGCATGGGTCAGCGGCTGGTGGCAGGAGCGGGGCAGGGGGATCCTGCGACTCAATGACTGGGACGCAGGGGACCAGCAGGGCGGGACAGAGGCTACAGGTGGCAGTAGTGGGAGGAACAAGGAAATTCGTTCTCGCCTAGTGTTTCGCACACAGGGCACACTCACTGTCATGCTCAATACGAAG GTATGGGCCGACATGTCTGTGGAAAGAGTTAGCAGTAAAAATGTTCGCTTTACGGCATTGGATGCAGATGGACAGCCCAAGATCTTCATAGCTGCG GGGAGCCCCAAGGATGCAGATCTGTTGCACAACTCTTTGGAATGGCGTGTGGCAGCTTTGCGCGCCCACACACAGGAGGAAACTACTGCTGATAGCACCAAGAAAGCAAAAACAGATGACAACAAATCCCCATCTCTGCCCTTGTAG